A DNA window from Streptomyces parvus contains the following coding sequences:
- a CDS encoding IS481 family transposase has protein sequence MSHRNARLTVHGRRILVDRVLGGRPVAHVAAEMGISRPTAHKWIRRWRAEGDSGLADRSSRPHRTPHRTPRAVEARVCDLRRTRKLGPARIGPVLGLPASTVHRILTRHSLNRLSWIDRPTGTLIRRYERDRPGELIHIDVKKLGRIPDGGGHRTLGRQAGRATRSNMGFDYIHSAVDDHSRLAYSEIHPDEKVATCAGFLTRAAAFFHRQGIPRIERVLTDNAWAYRKGLAWRNALADLGATGKLTRAYRPQTNGKVERFNRTLLDEWAYIRPYTANTERAEALADFLHTYNHHRSHTALGGHPPITRVNNPAGQYS, from the coding sequence GTGTCCCACCGTAATGCCCGGCTGACCGTTCACGGCAGGCGAATCCTGGTCGATCGCGTCCTCGGTGGGCGGCCAGTTGCCCATGTGGCGGCCGAAATGGGCATATCCAGGCCTACCGCCCACAAGTGGATCCGCCGTTGGCGCGCGGAGGGTGACTCGGGCCTGGCCGACCGCTCCAGCAGGCCCCATCGCACACCGCACCGCACCCCACGGGCCGTCGAGGCTCGCGTCTGCGACCTCCGCAGGACCCGCAAGCTCGGCCCCGCCCGCATCGGCCCGGTCCTGGGCCTGCCCGCCTCGACCGTGCACCGGATCCTGACCCGCCACAGTCTGAACCGGCTGTCCTGGATCGACCGTCCGACCGGCACCCTGATCCGCCGCTACGAACGCGACCGGCCCGGCGAGCTGATCCACATCGACGTGAAGAAGCTCGGCCGGATCCCCGACGGCGGCGGTCACAGGACCCTGGGCCGCCAGGCCGGCCGCGCCACCCGCAGCAACATGGGCTTCGACTACATCCACTCTGCCGTCGACGACCATTCCCGCCTGGCCTACAGCGAGATCCACCCCGACGAGAAGGTCGCGACCTGCGCGGGCTTCCTCACCCGCGCAGCCGCCTTCTTCCACCGCCAGGGCATCCCCCGCATCGAGCGGGTCCTGACGGACAACGCCTGGGCCTACCGCAAGGGCCTGGCCTGGAGGAACGCCCTCGCGGACCTCGGCGCCACAGGCAAGCTGACCCGGGCCTACCGGCCCCAGACCAACGGCAAGGTCGAACGCTTCAACCGCACCCTGCTCGACGAATGGGCCTACATCCGGCCCTACACCGCCAACACCGAGCGGGCCGAAGCCCTGGCAGACTTCCTCCACACCTACAACCACCACCGCAGCCACACCGCACTCGGCGGCCACCCACCCATCACCCGTGTCAACAACCCTGCGGGTCAATACAGCTAG